In Amblyraja radiata isolate CabotCenter1 chromosome 39, sAmbRad1.1.pri, whole genome shotgun sequence, the following proteins share a genomic window:
- the LOC116967309 gene encoding deleted in malignant brain tumors 1 protein-like, with translation MDQIYHIESVKLSLVNGGSPCAGRVEVHYKGNWGTVYDDRWDLQDAAVVCRELGCGAAMGAPLGAHFGPGSGPVVTGSVECSGSEAALRECRSRTWGDSGLPHSNDAGVICEDHRGPRLVSKDDQCSGRLEVQYGETWGTVCDLAWDMDDASVVCSQFHCGVAVSVPRGAYFGKGTGLVRSDVFECKGNETSLWDCPRSLGTLHCNHTSDVSVICSGNHGPRLVGGKDRCSGRVEVLHGDEWGTVCDQYFSLLDAGVVCEQLHCGAVAATPGVTHFGRGSGLVWKENYHCQGNESRLVDCPVLPRDQMSCSHGNDAGLICSDEIWSLRLSNGGSRCDGRVEVYHNGRWGRVQDSAWNINDSNVVCRELGCGSAIFAYNSSRYGESELPVWVNNVQCEGNESQLRNCSTFTLNQTSSDSIGVGVLCSDHLQLRLSGGGSTCAGRVEIYYNGSWGTVCDDSWDLDDANVVCGQLGCGYAVEDKIPGFCGRSNGQIWLDEVRCSGNESYLWNCSSAPWGRHDCSHKEDVTVKCSEHKEMRLVNGGRRCEGRVEVWYNGTWGTVCTEKLSRVEAEVICKQLECGPLEYIEYDASKYGQGSGPIWIDEMKCSSHESVLWQCQFDPWGQHNCNHREDAGVSCKDAEMPETTRGKDCDGGNESKSRRLPDLQLRVDGGSNNCSGRVEILFNNSWGTVCDDSWGLADANVVCRQLGCGSALWTPGAATIAPASGDIWLDEVKCTGSESFLSRCLASPLGQHDCDHKEDVFVTCSGISISVLGKKPPSTAVVVCTSLGILLIAEFVALVIIARRQSARRDAEMRGRGFGFYEAIYEEIDDTLPGNKFNQMNDSISGSIDSMNQIEYYTSDPLGCAHSTSELPEGTSSSVRGESSMIPCFQSLS, from the exons atggaccaaaTTTACCACATCG AAAGCGTGAAGTTGAGCCTGGTGAACGGGGGCAGTCCATGCGCCGGGAGAGTGGAGGTTCACTACAAGGGGAACTGGGGGACTGTGTATGATGACCGCTGGGACCTGCAGGACGCGGCGGTGGTGTGTCGGGAGCTGGGCTGCGGCGCCGCGATGGGAGCCCCACTCGGAGCTCACTTTGGACCGGGGTCCGGACCCGTTGTGACAGGGAGTGTTGAGTGCAGCGGGAGCGAGGCCGCTCTGCGGGAGTGTAGATCACGGACATGGGGGGACAGTGGccttccacactccaacgatgccGGCGTTATCTGCGAAG ATCACAGAGGGCCAAGATTGGTATCCAAAGATGATCAGTGCTCGGGAAGACTGGAAGTGCAGTATGGTGAAACCTGGGGAACCGTGTGTGACCTGGCCTGGGATATGGATGATGCCAGTGTGGTGTGCAGTCAGTTTCATTGTGGAGTCGCCGTGTCAGTTCCGAGAGGGGCTTATTTTGGAAAGGGAACTGGCCTTGTACGGAGCGATGTATTTGAATGTAAGGGTAATGAGACAAGCCTGTGGGACTGTCCGCGTTCTTTAGGAACTCTTCATTGCAACCACACGAGTGATGTCAGTGTGATCTGTTCTG GGAACCATGGCCCACGACTGGTGGGTGGGAAGGATAGATGCTCTGGCCGGGTGGAAGTTCTACACGGAGACGAGTGGGGAACAGTTTGTGATCAGTACTTTAGCTTGCTTGATGCCGGCGTGGTCTGTGAACAACTACATTGCGGTGCAGTGGCCGCAACTCCCGGAGTTACTCACTTTGGCCGAGGATCCGGCCTCGTGTGGAAGGAGAACTACCACTGTCAGGGGAACGAGTCCCGATTAGTTGATTGTCCAGTCTTACCCAGGGATCAGATGAGTTGTTCACACGGAAACGACGCCGGTCTCATCTGCTCAG ATGAAATTTGGTCTCTGAGATTGAGCAATGGGGGCAGCCGCTGCGACGGCCGAGTGGAGGTTTACCACAATGGTAGATGGGGGAGAGTGCAGGATAGCGCCTGGAACATCAATGATTCCAACGTGGTCTGCAGAGAGTTGGGCTGCGGCTCCGCCATATTCGCCTACAACTCCTCAAGGTACGGAGAGAGTGAGCTGCCCGTGTGGGTGAACAACGTTCAGTGTGAAGGAAACGAGTCGCAGCTCCGAAATTGCAGCACATTTACACTGAATCAGACATCCAGCGACAGCATCGGTGTTGGAGTCCTGTGCTCAG ACCATCTCCAATTACGGCTGTCTGGGGGTGGAAGTACATGTGCTGGACGAGTGGAGATTTATTACAATGGGTCTTGGGGCACAGTTTGTGATGACTCCTGGGATCTGGACGACGCTAACGTGGTCTGCGGGCAGCTAGGTTGCGGATATGCTGTGGAAGATAAAATTCCGGGATTCTGTGGACGAAGTAATGGCCAAATTTGGTTGGATGAAGTAAGATGCTCGGGTAACGAATCATACCTCTGGAACTGTTCCTCCGCACCGTGGGGTAGGCACGATTGCAGTCATAAGGAAGATGTGACAGTGAAGTGTTCTG AACACAAAGAGATGCGCCTGGTGAACGGAGGCCGGCggtgtgaagggagagtggaagtGTGGTACAACGGGACATGGGGAACAGTGTGCACCGAGAAGCTCTCTAGAGTGGAGGCGGAAGTGATCTGTAAACAATTAGAATGTGGACCCCTCGAATATATTGAATATGACGCCAGTAAATATGGACAAGGTTCTGGGCCCATATGGATCGATGAGATGAAATGTAGCTCGCACGAGTCAGTCCTTTGGCAGTGCCAGTTTGACCCGTGGGGGCAACACAACTGTAACCACAGGGAGGATGCAGGCGTTTCATGTAAag ATGCTGAAATGCCGGAGACAACCCGCGGGAAAGACTGCGACGGAGGAAATGAATCTAAATCTCGCCGTTTACCAG ATCTACAACTGCGGGTTGATGGCGGCAGCAACAATTGCTCCGGAAGGGTTGAAATATTATTCAATAACAGCTGGGGAACGGTGTGTGATGACTCCTGGGGTCTCGCCGATGCCAATGTCGTCTGCAGACAGTTGGGCTGTGGCTCTGCTCTTTGGACTCCAGGAGCGGCGACCATTGCCCCGGCCTCAGGTGATATCTGGCTGGATGAAGTGAAATGCACGGGAAGTGAATCATTCCTGTCCCGTTGTCTGGCTTCACCGCTCGGTCAACATGACTGTGATCACAAGGAAGATGTCTTTGTCACCTGTTCTG GAATTTCAATTTCAGTTTTGGGAAAGAAGCCGCCCTCCACGGCTGTTGTGGTTTGCACATCTCTCGGAATCCTCCTCATCGCCGAATTTGTCGCACTGGTGATAATAGCTCGGAGGCAATCAGCAAGAAGAG